In Yarrowia lipolytica chromosome 1F, complete sequence, a genomic segment contains:
- a CDS encoding uncharacterized protein (Compare to YALI0F10439g, no similarity) — translation MENEHMEPVETEADQQHDGESMEAYRRVQGTILTLTALAKGVATIDFFKEAYGVEQSLSKSNGLGWALFWISLISELDRFGQSLRDNLYVISKDKFYSNETPVSWQEQLLGQFAADTINNVSYVIYMYYVYKISTGWLVTFGAIQLVYIVLAGVAGAYFGIANKQRVE, via the coding sequence ATGGAAAACGAACATATGGAGCCCGTGGAAACGGAAGCTGACCAGCAACACGATGGCGAATCGATGGAGGCGTACCGACGAGTCCAGGGCACGATTCTGACACTCACAGCGCTAGCCAAGGGAGTAGCCACTATCGACTTCTTCAAAGAGGCGTATGGCGTGGAGCAATCCCTCAGCAAGAGCAACGGTTTGGGATGGGCTCTGTTCTGGATTTCCCTCATCAGCGAGCTGGACAGATTTGGACAGTCGCTCCGTGACAACTTGTACGTCATTTCCAAGGACAAGTTCTACTCTAACGAGACGCCTGTGAGCtggcaggagcagctgctgggccaATTCGCCGCAgacaccatcaacaacgTTTCGTACGTCATCTACATGTACTATGTGTACAAGATCTCTACCGGCTGGCTCGTCACCTTTGGAGCTATCCAGTTGGTCTACATTGTTCTTGCTGGCGTTGCTGGTGCCTATTTTGGCATAGCCAACAAGCAGCGGGTCGAGTAG
- a CDS encoding uncharacterized protein (Compare to YALI0F10461g, similar to uniprot|Q03516 Saccharomyces cerevisiae YMR266w and DEHA0F12254g Debaryomyces hansenii), which translates to MAADNGEANTQDTSVSNMVTTLISNGVTLGVFFIAFLILRPKFKRIYQPRSFLPTVPERERTEPQAVSPVSWLMQLWHKKDSRILEEAGLDGYFFLRYIRLSFIIVVVGIVLLYPILLPVNATGKGDAGGLNLLGFTNILSPSESNRFYAHVLLGWIFFGFCLFMIYREFVYFISIRQAVLTSPAYSTRLSSRVVLITSLPEDYQDETELRKLFRGVHTVYVSRNFKKIEKKVAEREKLAGKLEGAENKMIKMAIKNKLKAENKGKTPKDLSFQDGNMSTFVLDKKRPTHRLKFLIGEKVDTINYARTEVGKLNREIEDMQAHLDQNDKLNSAFVLFNTQEDAQVAYQLLAHHKALHAAPRYTGISPDEVIWSNLRVKWWERVTKAMVVKAFLTALIVLWAIPVAVVGSFSNIKSLTGLVPFLDFLNNLPSQLQGLVSGLLPTILMAVLMMLLPIIIRQCAKQAGCPTTTRVEYYTQNAYFAFQFVNVFLITTFASSAAATVKAIKDNPGSVMTMLSGNLPKSSNFFVSYIMLQALSFPGGALLQIVALILFKLLGTLLDNTPRKMWTRYNILGSTSWGTVFPMYTFLIVVSIAYACVSPIILVFSAVGFALIYLVFLNNLVYCEVPADGRGIYYSRALRQTMLGIYFGQIFMLALFIMAKSWGPLALQVIFLVFTCFFHKTMLKAFNPLLDAVPINLMRECAVGAPEKQRLLDAPPRLSGDVFSDAHAYLPDEQGNIRATHSANLGVPQEHPILSSEKDGVETDTEKIATTTNTYTSYDGGEDPHYRPPTHQSTIMQFLSPYEQLAPRHLQKTFLTPYFHEPAAPLTIEQEKAAFLHPATSAPGPLIWMAQDPYGLSTVEVEETEAAGVDATDKGAWYKIEEVNKKGKKKEAIEFAELGHIPIWDTPVDY; encoded by the coding sequence ATGGCTGCCGACAACGGAGAGGCCAACACCCAGGACACCTCGGTGTCCAACATGGTCACGACGTTGATTTCCAACGGAGTGACGCTCGGCGTGTTTTTCATTGCCTTTCTCATTCTGCGACCCAAGTTCAAGCGAATCTACCAACCCCGATCGTTCCTGCCAACGGTGCCGGAGCGAGAGCGAACCGAACCGCAGGCCGTGTCCCCGGTGTCGTGGCTGATGCAGCTGTGgcacaagaaggactcGCGAattctggaggaggccggACTCGACGGCTACTTCTTCCTGCGATACATCCGACTGTCGTTCAtcattgtggttgtgggCATTGTGCTTCTGTACCCCATTCTGCTGCCCGTCAATGCCACTGGCAAGGGAGATGCCGGGGGTCTCAACCTGCTGGGCTTCACAAACATTCTGTCGCCCTCCGAGTCCAACCGATTCTACGCCCACGTTCTGCTTGGCTGGATCTTCTTTGGATTCTGTCTGTTTATGATCTACCGAGAGTTTGTCTACTTCATTTCCATCCGACAGGCGGTTCTGACCTCCCCCGCCTACTCCACCCGACTCTCGTCGCGAGTCGTGCTCATCACCTCGCTGCCCGAAGACTACCAGGACGAGACCGAGCTGCGAAAGCTCTTCCGAGGCGTGCACACCGTCTACGTGTCGCGAAacttcaagaagattgagaagaaggtTGCCGAGCGAGAAAAACTAGCTGGCAAGCTGGAGGGAGCCGAAAACAAAATGATCAAGATGGCTATCAAAAACAAGCTTAAGGCCGAAAACAAGGGCAAGACCCCCAAGGATCTGTCGTTCCAGGACGGAAATATGTCCACGTTTGTGCTCGACAAGAAGCGACCCACTCACCGACTCAAGTTCCTCATTGGAGAGAAGGTTGATACCATCAACTACGCCCGAACCGAGGTGGGCAAGCTGAACCGAGAGATTGAAGACATGCAGGCCCATCTAGACCAGAACGACAAGCTAAACTCCGCGTTTGTGCTCTTCAACACCCAGGAGGACGCCCAGGTCGCCTACCAGCTGCTTGCCCACCACAAGGCTCTGCACGCTGCCCCTCGATACACCGGTATCTCTCCCGACGAGGTCATCTGGTCCAACCTGCGAGTCAAGTGGTGGGAGCGAGtcaccaaggccatggTTGTCAAGGCCTTCCTGACCGCCCTGATTGTGCTGTGGGCCATCCctgtggctgtggttggttccttctccaacatcaaGTCGCTGACTGGTCTTGTTCCCTTCCTCGActtcctcaacaacctgcCCTCGCAGCTGCAGGGTCTGGTGTCTGGTCTGCTCCCCACCATTCTTATGGCTGTGCTCATGATGCTGCTTCCCATCATCATCCGACAGTGTGCCAAACAGGCTGGTTGCCCCACCACTACCCGGGTCGAGTACTACACACAGAACGCCTACTTTGCTTTCCAGTTTGTTAACGTCttcctcatcaccacctttgcctcttctgcagctgccaccgtcaaggccatcaaggacaacCCAGGATCCGTCATGACGATGCTGTCCGGTAATTTGCCCAAGTCGTCTAACTTCTTTGTGTCCTACATCATGCTGCAGGCCCTGTCTTTCCCTGGTGGTGCCCTGCTGCAGATTGTCGCTCTGATTCTCTTCAAGCTGCTCGGCACTCTGCTCGACAACACTCCCCGTAAGATGTGGACCCGATACAACATTCTTGGCTCTACCTCCTGGGGAACTGTCTTCCCCATGTACACGTTCCTGATTGTTGTTTCAATCGCCTACGCGTGTGTCTCGCCCATCATCCTTGTCTTTTCCGCCGTTGGTTTCGCTCTCATCTACCTCGTTttcctcaacaacctggTATACTGCGAGGTGCCTGCTGATGGGCGAGGAATCTACTACTCTCGAGCTCTGCGACAAACCATGCTCGGCATTTACTTTGGCCAGATTTTCATGCTGGCTCTGTTCATTATGGCAAAGTCTTGGGGACCGCTTGCTCTGCAGgtcatcttcctcgtcttcacctgcttcttccacaaGACCATGCTCAAGGCCTTCAACCCTCTGCTGGACGCTGTGCCCATCAACCTGATGCGAGAGTGTGCTGTCGGCGCCCCCGAGAAGCAGCGTCTTCTTGATGCCCCTCCTCGTCTCTCTGGTGACGTCTTCTCTGACGCCCATGCCTACCTTCCCGATGAGCAAGGCAATATCAGGGCTACACATTCTGCCAACCTGGGTGTTCCTCAGGAGCACCCCATTCTGTCTTCTGAGAAGGATGGCGTTGAGACCGATACTGAGAAGATTgctaccaccaccaacacgTACACCTCGTACGACGGCGGTGAGGATCCTCACTACCGACCTCCCACCCACCAGTCGACCATCATGCAGTTCCTCAGTCCCTACGAGCAGCTGGCTCCTCGACATCTGCAGAAGACTTTCCTGACTCCCTACTTCCAcgagcctgctgctcctctgACCAttgagcaggagaaggcaGCCTTCCTGCACCCTGCCACATCTGCTCCTGGTCCTCTCATCTGGATGGCGCAGGATCCCTATGGACTCTCTACCgtggaggttgaggagacTGAGGCTGCTGGGGTGGATGCCACCGACAAGGGAGCTTGGtacaagattgaggaggtgaacaaaaagggcaagaagaaggaggcgaTTGAGTTTGCCGAGCTTGGCCACATTCCCATCTGGGACACTCCTGTGGATTACTAG